The Juglans regia cultivar Chandler chromosome 6, Walnut 2.0, whole genome shotgun sequence genome contains the following window.
TCTCATTTATAGGACTTTCAGTGCATCGATCTAGAACATGAGTTGGGTATACATATTTTTCCATTCACGACTCTATTGCGAGTCAATGCTTTTGACTTAATTCTAATGATACGTCACCGCAATTGAAGCTTCTTCGCAAGGGATATTCCACGTTTTTGGTCAGAAACGTACTGCTGACTTGTCTTAAGTAGTACTACGTCGTCTTTCGCATGTTGCCTATCCAAGCAAGCAACGACTTCTGCAATGCAGCTGTcgattcattttcttttcaaatattacttaattataaatttaatttttaattttttaatctaatcattataatttttttaaattttaaataaaattaaaaaaataattcaacttttcaaatttaaaaaaaaaaattatataaaaaaattattttataattacaaatttacactattttaaatttatagtcTTTTTTacttaactttttatctctcatttcttaaaattcaaaaaaatatattaattcaaattatttcactactatttacaaataattttattattatttacaaatttctcatctcatcttatttcctaGACGATGCCCAATATCCAATAGCTTTGTTTGGCATATGCATAGACTTTTAGTTGTCTAAGAGTTTAGCAAAacaattattcttaaatattttcagatattcttaaatattttccagaTATTTCTTTCCCGAACatcatttaaacaaaaaaaaaaaaatttatttcaaatttttagctttttatctaatcattatctaatctttataactttccaaaactcttaaataaaacataaaaaataatattacttttttatatttaaaaaaaaattatttttaaatattatatttaaataatttctttgtcTAATTTTGAGTTCGAATTAAgtcctattttattttcagaaaatatctcatctcatctcatttaattattacaactttttcaattttcaatataaaataaaataaataattcaactttttcaaatctcaaaataaaaataatattaaaaaatatattctaacaatactttattcaactttataactttaatctcaactcatctcatctcatctcattggcgaaaacaaacgaggctgtCTTCAAGTTTCCAGTACTATTCAACTTTTCATTTTGGTTCGTTCTGATATAAAAacgattttatctcatctcatcttatcattacaatttttttaaaatttttacataaaatataataaacaattcaacttttcaaattatctcaaaatactacaagaaaactgcttatttgtaaCCAGTTATTTCcaacaaaatgactatttccagttaaaataagtttttttcgtcgtaaataattattctcattataaataattaatcataaatatttatttttgttgtaataaattaacattaataatattaaaaaataatattctaataatattttatttaatttttatctttaatctaaaatcattttccatcgCGTCACTATCGGGTTCTTATTCTTCTCCTCCCCGGTACTAGAGCTTGTTTTGACAGCTTCCAAGTCTTTTAATTGAGAGAAAGATAGATataataagatgataaaattatagTACTGATCCAATCCAATTGTAAATGCTATgtaataaatgtttttttaaagtaaccgccaattaaattcatgaaatgatatcttatatataatagaatgaGACTACCGTGTATTTTGTATTtcgaaaatatataataattactcTATAAAATAAGCTTTACAACAATTAtacattatttatttgatattatctaaaatatttatccagcaataataattattataaaatctatGTAATATACCTAATTACCTATCTAACCTTTTAACTTTGGACAAAATAGGCAATAGTTTTATTTGGCATTTGGACAGACTTTTAGACCTCGTTTGGATACACagtttagatgatatgagatattttgaatagtagtaaaatttttgagttaagatgagataaaataatttgtaaaaaaaatatatttagatgatgagattagatgagatagtttttaatttttgggatttGGAAAAGGTGTGGGTTCCACTGTTTTATAGAATACTCGAATTAGGCACTGTTTACGCACTGTTCCTGTTAATTTTCAatgttttatacattttatttactGCTAATTTAAGtagatattttcaaaacttaagagataaaatattatatttagataGTCAAAAGTATTGTTCGGTACGACTCCatatgagatgtttttatttgtgttgattgttgtgtttaaatgttgaattgagttgagttgagatgataaaatattattagaatattatttcttaatgttattattattttatgatttgaaaaatttgaattgtttattatattttatattgagatttgaaaaagttataatgatgagttgagataaatttaaattccaAACGAAGCCGCCAAACCGGACCAAGCTCCGTTTGGATCGAGCGCCATCtaattcatgtcaatcacgatctCATTTATTGGACTTCCAGTAGATCGATCGCGAGTCAATGTTTTTTACTTAAATTCTAATGATCCGTCAACGTAATTGAAGCTTCTTCGCAAGAGATATTCAACGTTTTGGTCAGAAACCTAATGCTGACTTGTCTTAAGTACTACGCGCGTCGTCTTTAGCATGCATGTTGCCTATCCAAGCAAGCAAGGACTTCTGCATCCAGCTGTCGATATATATGATCTCAGCTTCATCATAAATGGCGAAACTCATCAGAAatctactgcatgcatgctgctAATGCTTGCTAGCTCTGTGGTCGAAGGAGGAGTTTAGTACTGCTCTTAATTAGTCAAGGTGAGCTTCCTTTTacaattattgatttattttttagataacaGTAGATCATAGAAACAACATTAACAGAATAAGTGAAAATTTTcgaataaacttagtactgggGGAAGACCTCCTAAGGAGATTGCCGATATCAGATGGCCGGAGCTTGCCTTTTAAAAACACTAGTGTTCATAAACATGAGTATCctgcctgcatgcatgcatacgaaAAAGTTGTATGATTTTGAAACAAGTTTTCACAATATTGTTGTTTTCTTGAAGTAGAGACAGATCAAAGTTAGATCCAAGATgacatttttatgatttttttttggaaattaataatataattttagaaaatgtagTTCTTGACGGATCGAGCACTTTTATaacttctcatatatatattttgccaaCTGCAGGTGCCTGCTGCAGCCAATCTATATATACTCTTTGCGTTCTTCAACTTTTGCTCCTCCAATCACAAGTTGTTCAGAACTGCACGTTCCATTTGCAGAAGACCTTTGTCCTAAATCCGTCCCATTAATACAAGGTGCATATATATCgcaaacttatataattataaatgtgtattttttttttttttttgctagataattataaatgtgttttgtttatgtaCGTATATATGCATCTAGTCATGATGTGCATGCCTAATCTTCtctctttgtttatttatttttatgttttttttttcttttgatcattAAGTGGGtaattattattgttcattgatCTCTAAATGGAGTAGATTTGAGAGGAGAGGCTCAAATTAATTGAAATGCATAATCTAACCATTATCTATTAGTTTTTTTACatatactacaagaaataaggctttttgctgcgattttatgtctgttggaaataaaatcgctGCATAAAGCCTTTAATTGAAGTGATTTTTACTTCGTCACgatctttttaactaaaattttgaaactgatCTTTTGTGGCGAACATGTGGCGCAGTAAAAATTGTCGAGAAATACTTTTTGCATCAAATTTAGGTgttatttgcaacgattttttgCACCGAAAAATGccctatttcttgtagtgactgcttatttgtggtcaattatttcttgtaaaaattattatttcctatcaAAAGTAGTCtgttttcatcgtaaatagtTATTATCTTCACAAATAATCAGTCACCaatgcttatttttcttgtagtatacaACTAGCCATGCATCAATCACGAGCTCGTCTGatcaatgaaatatttgagattCTCTCATATTGTTTgattaaatattaattgaagAGCAATAGGTACAatattaattgatatttatatGGGATCTATTTTACTCGAAAATCTTATCAAACATGGTAGAGATTATCTCGGAAAGAGAATAGGCTAGGCAATTACCTTGATTTGTTTTATTAGAGTACTAGGCATGAGTTTCCCCAATCTGTGTTTCTGATCATTGTTATGGTTtctatttcttaattattattagaaatcataaagtatttttgtttgttactttattaatatttatgtttatggatTGGAAAGGAGTGGAGCGAGGAAGGAGCAGTTCCACATTAAGATGATCCTACTtccagtacatatatatatgagcatgCAGTCCAAACTTccgaaaatgaagaagaaatcccACTCTCCTCTGATGTTCCTCATGACCTTTTTCCTCATCTGTCAAATTATTTTATGCTACAACATGAACATGGTGAGAGCTGATCAGCTGGATGCCACTACTGACAAACAAGCCCTGCTATCTTTCAAATCCCTTGTCTCTGATCCTCAGAGTTCTCTAAACCAATGGAAGCTCGATTCATCTCATTGCAATTGGCCTGGTGTCAATTGCACCAATAATGGAGCTCGAGTCTGGTCTCTTGTACTAAACGGTAGTGGCCTCATTGGAATCATTCCTCCACAGCTTTCCAACCTCACATCCCTCCAGATTCTTGACCTTTCCGAAAACTCTTTTTTTGGTCATATTCCTTCAGAGCTTTCTCGGCTGGCCAACCTTCAGATTCTATTTCTTGCAGTAAACTCCATCAATGGCACAATTCCTCCTGAACTCGGCAATCTTCCTAGATTGAAGATGCTTGACTTGTCCAGAAATAATCTTAGTGGTGTAATCCCCAACACGTTTGGTTTTCTAGCCAATCTTACTAGCCTCTTAATAGCAGAAAACCAGCTATCTGGTAAAATTCCAGCTGAGTTGGGTCATCTCCGAAATCTACTTTACCTTCAGCTTCCGACGAATCAGTTAACTGGAGAAATTCCATTTTCGATTTGGAACATGTCTTCTTTGGTCTTCTTATCTCTTACAGGAAACATGCTTACTGGGAAACTACCTTCCAATATAGGCCATGATCTTCCCCGTTTAACTGAGCTTTACTTGGCTAACAATAAGCTGGAAGGTCCAATTCCCAGTTCTTTGTCCAATGCTTCACAAATGCAAGTCATTGACCTCTCTATAAATAGATTCAGTGGGTCTCTGCCGTTGTTGGGTAACTTGAAGTATTTGACCAAACTGAATCTTGGAAATAATAGGTTATCTTCAACGACGGAACTGAACTTTCAGGCCTTTGGGTCCCTCACAAACTGTACTAAGATGGAAAAACTCATTTTGGAGTTGAACCAACTAGGAGGAGAACTTCCTGTTTCTGTATCAAATCTGTCAGCAAACCTTCAAGAATTTTGTATTGGTGAGAACTTCTTCAGTGGAGGCTTCCCTCAGGGCTTTGACAAGTACCAGAACCTTTTTGCTTTAGctataaatgaaaattttttccaaGGTGAAATACCAAGCTCTATTGGAAAACTAAAGCAACTACAAAGGCTGATGGTACATAGAAACAGGCTTTCTGGAGAAATTCCCGATATCTTTGGCAATTTTACACAACTTGATCTTCTTGCAATGTCAAATAACCAGCTCTCTGGTGGATTTCCTTTGAGTTTAGCTTATTGCCAACGCTTGAGTAAATTGTATCTAGCAGGGAACAAGCTCACAGGAAGCATTACAAATCATATTTCTGGGCTTTCAAGTTTAAGACTATTGCAATTGGCACGCAACTTGTTTACTGGTTCTCTGCCAATGCAAATAGGAAACTTGAAGCAGCTTGAAGTATTGGACGTTTCTGAAAACCGTCTCTCAGGCAATATCACCACGGAGATTACAAAATGCTTGAGTTTGCGCAATTTGAGCATGGCAAGAAACAACCTAACTGGCTCAATACCGAGCTCACTTGGAGAATTAGCATCACTGGAGGGCTTGGACCTTTCCTCTAACAAACTTTCTGGCCCAGTCCCAAAAGAGCTAGAGAATCTTGAAGTTCtaaaaactttaaatttgtCTTTCAATAAATTAGAAGGACAAATTCCAAGAAATGGTGTGTTTGTCAAC
Protein-coding sequences here:
- the LOC109005391 gene encoding probable LRR receptor-like serine/threonine-protein kinase At3g47570, whose protein sequence is MILLPVHIYMSMQSKLPKMKKKSHSPLMFLMTFFLICQIILCYNMNMVRADQLDATTDKQALLSFKSLVSDPQSSLNQWKLDSSHCNWPGVNCTNNGARVWSLVLNGSGLIGIIPPQLSNLTSLQILDLSENSFFGHIPSELSRLANLQILFLAVNSINGTIPPELGNLPRLKMLDLSRNNLSGVIPNTFGFLANLTSLLIAENQLSGKIPAELGHLRNLLYLQLPTNQLTGEIPFSIWNMSSLVFLSLTGNMLTGKLPSNIGHDLPRLTELYLANNKLEGPIPSSLSNASQMQVIDLSINRFSGSLPLLGNLKYLTKLNLGNNRLSSTTELNFQAFGSLTNCTKMEKLILELNQLGGELPVSVSNLSANLQEFCIGENFFSGGFPQGFDKYQNLFALAINENFFQGEIPSSIGKLKQLQRLMVHRNRLSGEIPDIFGNFTQLDLLAMSNNQLSGGFPLSLAYCQRLSKLYLAGNKLTGSITNHISGLSSLRLLQLARNLFTGSLPMQIGNLKQLEVLDVSENRLSGNITTEITKCLSLRNLSMARNNLTGSIPSSLGELASLEGLDLSSNKLSGPVPKELENLEVLKTLNLSFNKLEGQIPRNGVFVNLTWDSLQGNYKLCGFNQEAAEKLRVKICTSNSHLLPKILIPVSCFIVLVCAICCFFWALITRKNKNRGNKKISSSAIIRSLPRLSYSEIQRATNGFAIENLIGKGGFGTVYKAVFENTRKLGVNTISAVKVLDLGQSKASKSFDAECEALRNIRHRNLVKVFTSCSSIDHTGADFKALIMEFMSNGNLDIWLYPGDIESGLFLTLTQRLNIAIDVASALDYLHHHCEPPIVHCDLKPGNVLLDENMAAHVGDFGLARFLLQNQNEISTIGLKGSIGYIAPEYGQGGKASTSGDVYSFGILLLEMFIAKKPTDEMFKEGFNLNKYASTMQEKKITDIADPRLFKDNENYTRSSNTNTSTSTNTSTSNFIVGESSSSVNNNSNHDWFNRSEECAAAAIRLGLSCATHSAKDRLTMGEALTRLQELMKILVG